In a genomic window of Actinomadura rubteroloni:
- a CDS encoding DUF4396 domain-containing protein, whose protein sequence is MSDHHSHGAPAAVGATWAAAAQATLHCLTGCAIGEVLGMVLGTLFGWSNVPTFVAAVVLAFVFGYGLTMRGVLRAGLSPRAALKVALAADTVSIAVMELLDNATVVAFPGAMDAGLGDAVFWLSLAVAFLIAFLLTTPVNRWMIGRGKGHAVVHQYHHH, encoded by the coding sequence ATGAGCGACCACCATTCCCACGGAGCACCGGCGGCCGTGGGCGCGACGTGGGCGGCGGCCGCGCAGGCGACCCTGCACTGCCTCACCGGGTGCGCCATCGGCGAGGTGCTGGGCATGGTCCTCGGGACGCTGTTCGGCTGGTCGAACGTCCCGACCTTCGTCGCCGCCGTCGTCCTCGCGTTCGTCTTCGGCTACGGCCTGACGATGCGCGGCGTGCTCCGCGCGGGCCTGTCGCCGCGCGCGGCGCTGAAGGTCGCGCTGGCCGCCGACACCGTCTCGATCGCCGTGATGGAACTGCTCGACAACGCGACCGTGGTGGCGTTCCCCGGCGCGATGGACGCGGGCCTCGGCGACGCGGTGTTCTGGCTCTCGCTGGCCGTCGCCTTCCTGATCGCCTTCCTGCTCACCACGCCCGTCAACCGCTGGATGATCGGACGCGGCAAGGGCCACGCGGTCGTCCATCAGTACCACCACCACTAG
- a CDS encoding SH3 domain-containing protein, which yields MITMKRSVTVAATVGAVLAGGAVLSAAHAETVAPAYVQGKVTASPQLAIRTKPTTRSFREGAYNKGDVLALACSVKGERVFGNNVWYKLDPTHNDNFEGVGYVSAHYIKLLGAKPRGC from the coding sequence ATGATCACGATGAAGCGTTCGGTGACGGTCGCGGCGACGGTGGGCGCCGTTCTCGCCGGGGGCGCCGTGCTGTCGGCCGCGCACGCCGAGACCGTCGCACCGGCCTACGTGCAGGGCAAGGTCACGGCCTCGCCGCAGCTGGCGATCCGGACCAAGCCCACCACCAGGTCGTTCCGCGAGGGCGCCTACAACAAGGGCGACGTTCTCGCGCTCGCGTGCTCCGTCAAGGGCGAGCGCGTCTTCGGGAACAACGTCTGGTACAAGCTCGACCCGACGCACAACGACAATTTCGAAGGCGTCGGCTACGTGTCCGCGCACTACATCAAGCTCCTGGGCGCCAAGCCGCGCGGCTGCTGA
- a CDS encoding 2Fe-2S iron-sulfur cluster-binding protein, with the protein MLHILQDAGIDVAYSCEEGICGTCETGILAGRPDHRDSVLTPDEQAGNRTMMICVSRSRTAALTLDL; encoded by the coding sequence ATCCTCCACATCCTCCAGGACGCGGGAATCGACGTCGCCTATTCCTGCGAAGAAGGCATCTGTGGCACCTGCGAGACCGGAATCCTGGCCGGCCGCCCCGACCATCGCGACTCCGTCCTCACTCCGGACGAACAAGCCGGGAACCGCACCATGATGATCTGCGTCTCCCGCAGCCGGACGGCCGCCCTGACCCTCGACCTCTGA
- a CDS encoding S1 family peptidase, translated as MTRRVRVPVVTALLLAGSVVAAAPASAVIGGSTSTYGPWAVRMLIDGKPACTGTAITRRWILTASHCFYEQALPIRDKRISFRVGALDMRKGVTVRPAGKRVGSAHADMMLIKVAPMNVPTARLATTHVRRGQLVRQYGWGATCAAEDENACQSPVLKQSTLRVVRPDDPRCKGYTAPGGPDFCMEKVAGIPAGGDSGGPVMSIGPRGTETLLGVFDGSDRERTAEAGEIVQQLAWIRSVVRG; from the coding sequence ATGACGCGTCGAGTTCGTGTGCCGGTGGTGACCGCCCTGCTGCTGGCGGGGTCGGTCGTGGCGGCGGCCCCGGCGTCCGCCGTCATCGGCGGGTCGACGAGCACCTACGGGCCGTGGGCCGTCCGGATGCTCATCGACGGGAAACCGGCCTGCACAGGGACGGCGATCACCCGGCGATGGATCCTCACCGCGTCTCACTGCTTCTACGAGCAGGCGCTGCCGATCCGCGACAAGCGGATCTCGTTCCGGGTCGGCGCCCTCGACATGCGCAAGGGCGTCACGGTCCGTCCGGCCGGCAAGCGCGTGGGAAGCGCGCACGCCGACATGATGCTCATCAAGGTGGCGCCGATGAACGTCCCGACGGCGCGCCTGGCCACGACCCACGTCCGGCGCGGCCAGCTCGTGCGGCAGTACGGGTGGGGCGCCACCTGCGCGGCGGAGGACGAGAACGCCTGCCAGTCGCCCGTCCTGAAGCAGTCGACGCTGCGGGTGGTGCGGCCCGACGACCCCCGGTGCAAGGGGTACACCGCGCCGGGCGGCCCGGACTTCTGCATGGAGAAGGTGGCCGGGATCCCGGCCGGCGGCGACTCCGGCGGCCCCGTGATGAGCATCGGCCCGCGCGGCACCGAGACCCTGCTCGGCGTCTTCGACGGCTCCGACCGGGAGCGGACCGCCGAGGCCGGTGAGATCGTCCAGCAGCTCGCCTGGATCCGCTCGGTGGTCCGGGGCTAG
- a CDS encoding oxygenase MpaB family protein — translation MTDPLDHEQRIELVRKFGSGSLLRKLSSELRWGLAAVRATALEAAHPQVGGALLDHSTFAAHPWRRLFNTITSVDRLVDEDVAVQLREVDRLNRLHARITGTDEQGRAYSALDGDARAWVIATLYDSTVEVCRLTGTPLTVREEGRLYEEFKALLTVLQGRDDLLPPTPAEFRAYFAAMVAEQLEDNAAVQAILHELFATVPAPPLLKARPALWAVARAMIGPVASAVTLASLPETFRARHGYTAPPGADALMRGGYFGVGVITMLLPPSLSRSTVVIDILDPSRESTLGPIKMMGLLMEQAAKAQRLLRPRHRAPASRDADRLFHEVLDQTGDGRLTWPDLAAMAREIATRLDLDEPAETRLFGAFAAWWQELLAAMDADGDEVVTRAEFAAGAAALSGPALAHVAEVLFEAADKDGSGTISAEEYRLLFRSGFQRDVETTGTGDITSGAFVAEFLSFMTGRVPSSACDNLLATA, via the coding sequence GTGACGGACCCCCTCGACCACGAACAGCGGATCGAACTCGTGCGCAAGTTCGGCAGCGGATCGCTGCTGCGGAAGCTGAGCAGCGAGCTGCGCTGGGGACTGGCCGCCGTCCGCGCCACCGCCCTGGAGGCCGCGCACCCGCAGGTGGGCGGCGCGCTCCTGGACCACTCGACGTTCGCCGCGCACCCGTGGCGGCGGCTGTTCAACACGATCACCAGCGTCGACCGTCTCGTGGACGAGGACGTCGCCGTCCAGTTGCGCGAGGTCGACCGGCTCAACCGGCTGCACGCCCGCATCACCGGCACGGACGAGCAGGGCCGTGCCTACAGCGCCCTCGACGGCGACGCCCGCGCCTGGGTGATCGCCACCCTGTACGACTCGACGGTCGAGGTCTGCCGCCTCACCGGCACGCCGCTGACCGTCCGGGAGGAAGGGCGGCTCTATGAGGAGTTCAAGGCGCTGCTGACCGTCCTGCAGGGCCGCGACGACCTGCTGCCGCCGACCCCGGCGGAGTTCCGCGCGTACTTCGCGGCGATGGTCGCCGAGCAGTTGGAGGACAACGCGGCGGTCCAGGCGATCCTCCACGAGCTGTTCGCGACGGTCCCGGCGCCGCCCCTGCTCAAGGCCCGGCCCGCGCTCTGGGCCGTCGCGCGCGCCATGATCGGTCCCGTCGCCTCGGCCGTGACGCTCGCCTCGCTCCCCGAGACCTTCCGCGCGCGGCACGGCTACACGGCCCCGCCCGGCGCGGACGCGCTCATGCGCGGCGGATACTTCGGCGTCGGCGTGATCACGATGCTGCTGCCGCCGTCGCTGAGCCGCTCGACCGTGGTGATCGACATCCTCGACCCGTCCCGCGAGTCCACGCTCGGCCCCATCAAGATGATGGGCCTGCTGATGGAACAGGCGGCCAAGGCGCAGCGCCTGCTCCGGCCCCGGCACCGGGCGCCCGCGTCCCGGGACGCCGACCGCCTGTTCCACGAGGTGCTCGACCAGACCGGCGACGGGCGCCTGACCTGGCCGGACCTCGCGGCGATGGCCCGTGAGATCGCCACCCGGCTCGACCTCGACGAGCCGGCCGAGACGCGTCTGTTCGGCGCGTTCGCGGCCTGGTGGCAGGAACTGCTCGCCGCGATGGACGCCGACGGCGACGAGGTCGTCACGCGCGCGGAGTTCGCGGCGGGCGCCGCCGCCCTGTCCGGCCCGGCGCTGGCCCACGTCGCCGAGGTGCTGTTCGAGGCGGCCGACAAGGACGGCAGCGGCACGATCTCCGCCGAGGAGTACCGCCTCCTGTTCCGCTCCGGCTTCCAGCGCGACGTGGAGACCACGGGGACCGGCGACATCACGTCCGGCGCGTTCGTCGCCGAGTTCCTGTCGTTCATGACGGGCCGCGTCCCGTCGTCGGCCTGCGACAACCTCCTCGCCACCGCCTGA
- the folE gene encoding GTP cyclohydrolase I FolE — MVREPDGLDLAAAEQAAAQFLAALGVDASAEGLRDTPRRMAHAYAELFGPRPFDLTTFPNDEGYDELIVVRAIPLRSVCEHHLLPFVGVAHVGYLPGDRIVGLSKLARVVEHFARRPQVQERLTKQVADWLHAHLRAQGVGVVVEADHSCMTLRGAQTPGTRTITSALVGTLRDDARTRAEFLALVHGRHPAGL; from the coding sequence GTGGTGCGGGAACCGGACGGCCTGGACCTGGCGGCGGCCGAGCAGGCCGCCGCGCAGTTCCTCGCCGCCCTCGGCGTGGACGCCTCCGCCGAAGGACTGCGCGACACCCCGCGCCGCATGGCCCACGCTTATGCCGAGCTGTTCGGTCCGCGTCCGTTCGATCTGACGACGTTCCCGAACGACGAGGGTTATGACGAGCTGATCGTCGTGCGGGCCATCCCGCTGCGATCGGTGTGCGAGCACCACCTGCTCCCGTTCGTCGGCGTCGCGCACGTCGGCTACCTGCCGGGCGACCGCATCGTCGGGCTGTCGAAGCTCGCCCGCGTGGTCGAGCACTTCGCGCGGCGCCCGCAGGTCCAGGAACGGCTCACCAAGCAGGTCGCCGACTGGCTGCACGCCCATCTGCGGGCGCAGGGCGTCGGTGTGGTGGTAGAAGCGGACCATAGCTGCATGACGCTGCGCGGCGCGCAGACGCCCGGCACGCGGACGATCACGTCCGCGCTGGTCGGGACGCTGCGCGACGACGCCCGCACCCGCGCCGAGTTCCTCGCTCTCGTCCACGGCCGGCACCCCGCCGGCCTCTGA
- a CDS encoding vWA domain-containing protein — MSRRGLIIAGSVAGVLAVVVAIGFFVVRSMAPEYRTTLLVDSSATNAADFDALRGAVAAVTDDAGDHDALALRRFGGACGDPHATAQLVRSGTGNGAKIGAAVRRLVPAGRATLGGGVLAAIHDFTGRFPQRGTKRNRIVVVTSHGTDACTSDTAALRRTIEARARKAGLDLQFRFVGYKVAPQEQAALTQLASAGGGRPAFVDNRTDLTATLKKFTVPSSGELQPIAVPTRTVTAEPCEKTVDGAQQPKPAPTSVRLPSQVVLPPRARVYAAGMYGTVAEYLIGPAAVCDNSYLGLSSGTGAWIGSDTGEGVQAWFTAGGVTPRMEIACSVFGGVASQLRDPAYGTGCTRHDKGSTDLPTGAPDFYAATGTIAIASRNSVPGGSVGLTTLSFEQGTPAPRWITCTLPRAAAATCTAALTYFLVQQSAGTQVTSASLDAMSKAVGAYVARTLTR; from the coding sequence GTGAGCCGCCGCGGGCTCATCATCGCCGGATCGGTCGCCGGGGTGCTCGCGGTCGTCGTCGCTATCGGGTTCTTCGTCGTCCGTTCGATGGCGCCGGAGTACCGGACGACCCTGCTGGTCGACTCCTCGGCCACGAACGCGGCGGACTTCGACGCGCTGCGCGGCGCGGTCGCGGCCGTGACGGACGACGCGGGCGACCACGACGCGCTCGCGCTGCGCCGGTTCGGCGGGGCGTGCGGCGATCCGCACGCCACGGCCCAGCTCGTCAGGAGCGGGACGGGCAACGGGGCGAAGATCGGCGCGGCCGTCCGCCGGCTCGTCCCCGCCGGACGGGCCACACTCGGCGGCGGCGTCCTCGCGGCGATCCACGACTTCACCGGCCGGTTCCCGCAGCGGGGCACCAAGCGGAACCGGATCGTCGTCGTGACGAGCCACGGGACCGACGCGTGCACGTCCGACACGGCCGCGCTGCGGCGCACGATCGAGGCGCGGGCGCGCAAAGCCGGGCTGGACCTGCAGTTCCGGTTCGTCGGGTACAAGGTCGCGCCGCAGGAGCAGGCCGCGCTGACGCAGCTCGCCTCGGCGGGCGGCGGCCGTCCGGCGTTCGTGGACAACCGCACCGACCTGACCGCCACGCTGAAGAAGTTCACCGTGCCGTCGTCGGGCGAACTCCAGCCGATCGCCGTGCCGACCCGGACGGTCACCGCCGAGCCCTGCGAGAAGACGGTCGATGGGGCGCAGCAGCCGAAGCCGGCACCGACGTCGGTGCGCCTGCCGAGCCAGGTCGTCCTGCCGCCCCGCGCCCGCGTGTACGCGGCGGGCATGTACGGGACGGTCGCGGAGTACCTGATCGGACCGGCCGCCGTCTGCGACAACTCCTATCTCGGGCTCTCCTCCGGGACGGGCGCGTGGATCGGGAGCGACACCGGCGAGGGCGTCCAGGCGTGGTTCACGGCCGGGGGCGTCACGCCGCGCATGGAGATCGCGTGCAGCGTGTTCGGTGGCGTCGCGTCCCAGTTGCGGGACCCGGCGTACGGGACCGGCTGCACGCGGCACGACAAGGGGTCCACGGACCTTCCGACCGGCGCGCCCGACTTCTACGCGGCGACGGGCACGATCGCCATTGCCAGCCGGAACTCCGTGCCGGGCGGCAGCGTCGGGCTCACCACGCTGTCGTTCGAGCAGGGCACGCCCGCGCCGCGCTGGATCACCTGCACGCTGCCGCGCGCCGCCGCCGCGACGTGCACCGCCGCGCTCACCTACTTCCTCGTCCAGCAGTCGGCCGGCACGCAGGTCACATCGGCCTCGCTCGACGCGATGAGCAAGGCCGTCGGCGCGTACGTGGCGCGCACCTTGACGCGATGA
- a CDS encoding AfsA-related hotdog domain-containing protein produces the protein MTDHAVHPASAALGFEATVPPFAVNRRSAAEVFVTDAGRVAPDEFVLAMRVPRGHVLWSDQRGPWHDTVSTVEAFRQAFVLVRHKYLDVPRGTPSGVQRLDLAVEDLDAYRDDGVSPLDGVVQLRVTRPDGRGDTFEITGTYTVGSALAMTLSFSSIMFPRESYEEIRAYQRSRRTAGSAPEVRPVDPASVGRRDPRNVVVGLAPSRPDRFPVVLDRSHPSFFDRDYDHVPGSLLIEALRQSTLLTSANGGGAALTRAALDFTTFVELDAPVECSMSVARGTSPDVVTASAGVEQYGERVAGGTLELTAFP, from the coding sequence ATGACCGACCACGCCGTCCATCCCGCGTCCGCCGCGCTCGGCTTCGAGGCGACCGTGCCGCCGTTCGCGGTCAACCGGCGCTCGGCGGCCGAGGTGTTCGTCACCGACGCCGGACGGGTCGCGCCGGACGAGTTCGTCCTCGCGATGCGCGTCCCGCGCGGCCACGTGCTCTGGTCCGACCAGCGCGGCCCGTGGCACGACACCGTCTCGACCGTGGAGGCGTTCCGGCAGGCGTTCGTGCTCGTCCGGCACAAGTACCTGGACGTTCCGCGCGGCACGCCGTCCGGGGTGCAGCGCCTCGACCTGGCCGTGGAGGACCTGGACGCCTACCGCGACGACGGCGTCTCCCCGCTGGACGGCGTCGTCCAGCTCCGCGTCACCCGTCCGGACGGGCGCGGCGACACGTTCGAGATCACCGGCACCTACACGGTCGGGTCGGCCCTGGCGATGACGCTGTCGTTCAGCAGCATCATGTTCCCGCGCGAGTCGTACGAGGAGATCCGCGCCTACCAGCGGTCGCGCCGGACGGCGGGAAGCGCGCCCGAGGTCCGTCCGGTCGATCCCGCGTCGGTGGGACGCCGCGACCCGCGCAACGTCGTCGTCGGACTGGCGCCGTCCCGGCCGGACCGGTTCCCCGTCGTCCTGGACCGCTCGCACCCGTCGTTCTTCGACCGCGACTACGACCACGTCCCCGGCTCGCTGCTCATCGAGGCGCTCCGCCAGAGCACGCTGCTGACCTCGGCGAACGGCGGCGGCGCCGCGCTGACCCGCGCCGCGCTGGACTTCACCACGTTCGTGGAGCTGGACGCGCCCGTCGAGTGCTCGATGTCGGTCGCGCGCGGCACGTCGCCGGACGTCGTGACGGCGTCGGCGGGCGTCGAACAGTACGGCGAGCGCGTCGCGGGCGGCACGCTCGAACTGACCGCCTTCCCCTAG
- the uppS gene encoding polyprenyl diphosphate synthase yields the protein MVAVLPRHVACVMDGNGRWAERKGLTRTEGHRVAEGSVIDVIETSHACGVEWLTLYAFSTENWTRPDDEVAFLMRLVQRTLRKHAPSLHLRGIRCRFLGGDDRRIPSSLARDIAEIVELTSGNTRMTLTVAFDHGGRDAIVRAARALVRDGVPEEAVTEEALAAKFQYPDTPDVDLVIRTSGEQRVSNFMLWQVAYAEWMFPPTLWPDFRAAEYRACLEEYRRRKRRYGGLGRFDAMEMI from the coding sequence ATGGTCGCTGTGCTGCCACGGCATGTGGCCTGCGTGATGGACGGCAACGGACGCTGGGCCGAGCGGAAGGGCCTGACGCGGACGGAGGGCCACCGCGTCGCGGAGGGCTCCGTCATCGACGTCATCGAGACGTCGCACGCGTGCGGCGTCGAGTGGCTGACCCTGTACGCGTTCTCGACCGAGAACTGGACGCGTCCCGACGACGAGGTCGCCTTCCTCATGCGGCTGGTGCAGCGGACGCTGCGCAAGCACGCCCCCTCGCTGCACCTGCGCGGGATCCGCTGCCGCTTCCTCGGCGGCGACGACCGGCGGATCCCGTCGTCCCTCGCCCGCGACATCGCCGAGATCGTGGAGCTGACCAGCGGGAACACGCGGATGACGCTGACCGTCGCGTTCGACCACGGCGGACGCGACGCGATCGTCCGCGCGGCGCGGGCGCTGGTGCGCGACGGCGTGCCCGAAGAGGCCGTGACCGAGGAGGCGCTGGCCGCGAAGTTCCAGTACCCGGACACGCCGGACGTCGACCTGGTGATCCGGACGTCCGGGGAGCAGCGCGTCTCGAACTTCATGCTGTGGCAGGTCGCCTACGCCGAATGGATGTTCCCCCCGACCCTGTGGCCCGACTTCCGGGCCGCGGAGTACCGCGCGTGCCTGGAGGAGTACCGGCGGCGCAAGCGCCGGTACGGAGGACTCGGCCGCTTCGACGCGATGGAGATGATCTGA
- a CDS encoding NAD(P)/FAD-dependent oxidoreductase, translating to MPEPATFVIVGGGLAAAKACEALRDEGFDGRIVLIGREEHLPYERPPLSKGYLQGDSGRDEMVVHDRDWYDRNAVELRLGAEVTAIDPGGRTVTLAGGERIGYDKLLLATGARPRRLAVPGADGPTVRYLRTVDDSERLRDTLAAAARIAIIGGGWIGLEVAAAARAAGAEVTVIESESAPLLRVLGPRIADVFTKLHREHGVEFAFGARVAEITAAGVLLADGTRVDADAVVVGVGAVPDTGLAEAAGLAVGDGIEVGADLRTSDPDIFAAGDVAGAYHPLLERRVRVEHWANALNQPAVAARGMLGRPGGYENLPYFYTDQYDLGMEYVGHIPPGEDPDVVVRGDLDAREFIAFWLVADRVVAAMNVNVWDVTDDTQALIRSASPVDRDRLADPGTPLDRLV from the coding sequence ATGCCCGAACCTGCGACCTTCGTCATCGTCGGCGGCGGCCTCGCCGCCGCCAAAGCGTGCGAGGCCCTGCGCGACGAGGGCTTCGACGGCCGTATCGTCCTGATCGGCCGGGAGGAGCACCTTCCCTACGAACGTCCGCCGCTCTCCAAGGGGTACCTGCAAGGGGACAGCGGGCGGGACGAGATGGTCGTCCACGACCGGGACTGGTACGACCGGAACGCCGTCGAGCTGCGCCTGGGCGCGGAGGTCACGGCCATCGACCCCGGCGGCCGCACGGTCACCCTCGCCGGCGGCGAGCGGATCGGGTACGACAAGCTGCTGCTGGCCACCGGCGCCCGGCCGCGTCGTCTCGCCGTCCCCGGCGCGGACGGTCCGACGGTGCGCTACCTGCGCACGGTCGACGACAGCGAACGGCTCCGCGACACCCTCGCCGCCGCCGCCCGGATCGCGATCATCGGGGGCGGCTGGATCGGGCTGGAGGTCGCCGCGGCGGCCCGTGCGGCGGGCGCCGAGGTCACCGTGATCGAGTCCGAGTCCGCGCCGCTGCTGCGCGTCCTCGGCCCGCGGATCGCCGACGTCTTCACGAAGCTGCACCGCGAGCACGGCGTCGAGTTCGCGTTCGGCGCGCGGGTCGCGGAGATCACCGCCGCGGGCGTGCTGCTCGCCGACGGCACGCGCGTGGACGCGGACGCCGTCGTGGTCGGCGTCGGCGCCGTCCCGGACACCGGCCTCGCCGAGGCCGCCGGGCTCGCCGTCGGGGACGGGATCGAGGTCGGCGCCGACCTGCGCACCTCCGACCCCGACATCTTCGCCGCCGGGGACGTCGCGGGCGCCTACCACCCGCTGTTGGAACGGCGCGTCCGCGTCGAGCACTGGGCGAACGCGCTCAACCAGCCCGCCGTCGCCGCGCGCGGCATGCTCGGGCGTCCCGGCGGCTACGAGAACCTGCCCTACTTCTACACCGACCAGTACGACCTGGGCATGGAGTACGTCGGCCACATCCCGCCGGGCGAAGACCCGGACGTCGTCGTGCGCGGCGACCTGGACGCCCGCGAGTTCATCGCCTTCTGGCTCGTAGCGGACCGGGTCGTCGCGGCGATGAACGTCAACGTCTGGGACGTCACCGACGACACGCAGGCCCTCATCCGCTCCGCGAGTCCCGTCGACCGGGACCGCCTCGCCGACCCGGGCACGCCCCTCGACCGGCTGGTGTGA
- a CDS encoding helix-turn-helix transcriptional regulator, translating into MISDPSRFAAIAVLGDDLRRGMYAFIRRAGRAVTRDEAARSAGISRKLAAFHLDKLVDAGLLATRYEHPGGLRRVGRAPKVYEPSSLAVQVSIPPREPVLLAGILIDAVRAEAPGETADQAARRLARDRGRRLGEDERAALRGGRLGAERALTCAEQVLERHGFEPARDAPTLVRLRNCPFHPLAAEAPDLVCGINHAFLSGFLDGLDAPTVHAALKPEPGHCCVELGVTDHPE; encoded by the coding sequence GTGATCTCGGATCCCTCCCGGTTCGCGGCGATCGCCGTCCTCGGCGACGACCTGCGCCGCGGCATGTACGCGTTCATCCGCCGGGCGGGCCGGGCCGTCACCCGCGACGAGGCGGCCAGGAGCGCGGGCATCTCCCGCAAGCTCGCCGCCTTCCACCTGGACAAGCTCGTCGACGCCGGGCTGCTGGCCACCCGCTACGAGCACCCCGGCGGGCTGCGCCGCGTCGGCCGCGCGCCCAAGGTGTACGAGCCGTCGTCGCTGGCCGTCCAGGTCAGCATCCCGCCGCGCGAGCCCGTGCTGCTCGCCGGCATCCTGATCGACGCCGTCCGGGCCGAGGCGCCGGGGGAGACCGCGGACCAGGCGGCCCGTCGCCTGGCCCGCGACCGGGGCCGTCGGCTGGGCGAAGACGAACGGGCCGCCCTGCGCGGCGGACGGCTGGGCGCCGAACGGGCCCTGACCTGCGCCGAACAGGTCCTGGAACGGCACGGCTTCGAGCCCGCCCGCGACGCGCCCACCCTGGTCCGGCTCCGCAACTGCCCCTTCCACCCGCTCGCCGCCGAGGCGCCGGACCTGGTCTGCGGCATCAACCACGCGTTCCTGTCCGGGTTCCTGGACGGCCTGGACGCGCCCACCGTCCACGCCGCGCTCAAACCGGAGCCCGGCCACTGCTGCGTCGAACTCGGCGTCACGGACCACCCGGAGTAG
- a CDS encoding aromatic ring-hydroxylating oxygenase subunit alpha — protein MNTTTTTAPGAAAPITNEHPSLGRAWLPVALSGEITARPARVLLLGEPWVVVRMDGTLFAARDRCPHRLAPLSIGAVVDGTLQCKYHGWRYGTDGRCVEVPSAGPDARIPSRAVLDRPFGVREHLGLVWIAPREPVLDLPGLPGWDTPGIDRIFAEPRRTTASAAQLVDNFVDISHFATVHTGTFGTPESAQIAPSDVTRQAWTANTRYTTYYRNTDDPLTATGEHPEIQPHVVEKTAFAPSVVAMCLTFPLTDQVFEILYALQPESATSTRIYKVMTRNDFHGDAGRIKAMLDFEDAVLDEDLFVLESFDRAELNLDARVELHTRADRMSLAYRKLLGRLVELDAGPRSTPSA, from the coding sequence ATGAACACGACAACGACGACCGCGCCGGGGGCGGCGGCGCCGATCACCAACGAGCACCCGTCCCTCGGCCGGGCCTGGCTCCCGGTCGCCCTGTCCGGCGAGATCACCGCCCGCCCGGCGCGCGTCCTGCTCCTCGGCGAGCCCTGGGTCGTGGTGCGGATGGACGGCACGCTGTTCGCCGCCCGCGACCGCTGCCCGCACCGGCTCGCCCCGCTGAGCATCGGCGCGGTCGTGGACGGCACCCTCCAGTGCAAGTACCACGGCTGGCGGTACGGCACCGACGGCCGGTGCGTCGAGGTCCCCTCGGCCGGCCCGGACGCGCGAATCCCCTCGCGGGCCGTGCTGGACAGGCCGTTCGGCGTGCGCGAGCACCTCGGCCTCGTCTGGATCGCCCCACGCGAACCGGTCCTCGACCTGCCGGGCCTGCCGGGCTGGGACACCCCGGGCATCGACCGGATCTTCGCCGAGCCCCGCCGCACGACCGCGTCGGCGGCGCAGCTCGTGGACAACTTCGTGGACATCTCGCACTTCGCGACCGTCCACACCGGCACGTTCGGCACCCCGGAGAGCGCGCAGATCGCGCCGAGCGACGTCACCCGGCAGGCCTGGACCGCCAACACCCGCTACACGACGTACTACCGGAACACCGACGACCCGCTGACCGCGACGGGCGAGCACCCCGAGATCCAGCCGCACGTGGTGGAGAAGACCGCGTTCGCGCCGAGCGTGGTCGCGATGTGCCTCACGTTCCCGCTCACCGACCAGGTCTTCGAGATCCTCTACGCGCTGCAACCCGAGAGCGCGACCTCGACCCGCATCTACAAGGTCATGACCCGCAACGACTTCCACGGCGACGCCGGGAGGATCAAGGCGATGCTCGACTTCGAGGACGCCGTCCTGGACGAGGACCTGTTCGTCCTGGAGAGCTTCGACCGCGCCGAACTCAACCTCGACGCCCGGGTCGAGCTGCACACCCGCGCCGACCGGATGAGCCTGGCCTACCGCAAGCTCCTCGGCCGGCTCGTGGAACTGGACGCCGGGCCGAGATCGACGCCGTCGGCGTAG
- a CDS encoding GntR family transcriptional regulator, whose translation MTASHPSPPTLLQRLRATFERTRESGANLPPEPVLASDLGVSRPQLREALARLEGEGLIARRSGAGTVVNTEALDIRTWLSQQEPFIETLRRAGLADASIELLSIRFRAMTGDEAAYFGRPSGCGMLDVRKRWRAGGRVHMLADYQVPVPGARGLSDISAPDDPIFDVAARVHGAPPAWEIAHTRAETADARLAGDLETDPGSPLLILDLLGVSTKGLRLYRTREHHIGNAVDYGFVRTFR comes from the coding sequence ATGACCGCCAGCCATCCGTCGCCCCCCACGCTGCTGCAGCGGCTCCGGGCCACGTTCGAGCGCACCCGGGAGAGCGGCGCGAACCTCCCGCCGGAACCGGTCCTCGCGAGCGACCTCGGCGTGAGCCGCCCGCAGTTGCGCGAGGCGCTCGCCCGCCTCGAAGGCGAAGGGCTCATCGCCCGCCGCTCCGGCGCCGGCACGGTCGTCAACACCGAGGCGCTCGACATCCGGACCTGGCTGTCCCAGCAGGAGCCGTTCATCGAGACGCTGCGGCGGGCGGGCCTGGCCGACGCCTCGATCGAGCTGCTGTCCATCCGCTTCCGGGCCATGACCGGCGACGAGGCGGCCTACTTCGGCCGGCCGTCCGGCTGCGGCATGCTCGACGTCCGCAAACGCTGGCGCGCGGGCGGACGGGTGCACATGCTCGCCGACTACCAGGTGCCCGTGCCCGGCGCACGCGGGCTCAGCGACATCAGCGCGCCCGACGACCCGATCTTCGACGTCGCCGCCCGCGTCCACGGCGCGCCGCCCGCCTGGGAGATCGCGCACACCCGGGCCGAGACCGCCGACGCGCGGCTCGCCGGCGACCTGGAGACCGACCCCGGCAGCCCCCTGCTGATCCTGGACCTCCTCGGCGTCAGCACCAAGGGCTTGCGCCTCTACCGCACCCGCGAACACCACATCGGCAACGCCGTCGACTACGGCTTCGTCCGCACCTTCCGGTGA